In Uranotaenia lowii strain MFRU-FL chromosome 2, ASM2978415v1, whole genome shotgun sequence, one genomic interval encodes:
- the LOC129743417 gene encoding N-acetylgalactosaminyltransferase 6-like, which translates to MGVMRSLRKYSNQKHHLSFVGQLVYTACFISSCVTVTILIASYETKNNTNIDDQFEPGPQSNDQLRVDWHDYELLQREVARSGPGEQGVPVVLKSKKDIKLNRRQELRYGFWPGVSDMIALNRSIADLRHPGCRDKLYPLDLPSVSVIIPVYKERLSTLLRTLHSLFNRTPPELLKEVILINDNSSENPPFKTYVDLHFPPTKVKLINLPERVGSIKARMKGAQAATGSVLVFAQSHIEVSTNWLPPLIEPIVENHRTCVVPQIDAIDAKTFENYGMGTAKRGIFDWNLSFKRVPLREEEKADPMEPYPSPVMSGKVFAISAKYFWELDGLPEGLEMSRGEEYDLSFKIWLCGGQLLEAPCSRVAHVLKTYYEATPLHLKERNYKRIAEVWMDEYKLFVYDRNPVYRSLDIGDISAEKTKRENLKCKSFKWFLNKVAPDIQKHYPMIDPPPFASGVIQNVAYPEVCLDTLDRRPGQRIVLNQCSENRTHPIKTQNFRLSYFRDIRTTAFDTCLDGSNNSEVLLYRCHEEQGNQMWQYSLESKNIFLGKIERNQCLDIVDSKPVTTYCDDQKSTQKWMWGYANVRRLNKWRHYGAKLIEVY; encoded by the exons ATGGGTGTCATGCGTTCTCTTAGAAAATATTCCAATCAAAAG CATCACTTATCATTCGTTGGTCAATTGGTGTACACGGCATGTTTCATATCGTCTTGTGTGACCGTTACAATACTGATCGCGTCGTatgaaacgaaaaataacaccaatattGATGATCAATTTGAACCGGGCCCTCAGAGCAATGATCAACTTCGGGTCGATTGGCACGATTACGAGCTTCTCCAACGGGAAGTCGCCAGAAGCGGTCCCGGCGAGCAAGGCGTTCCGGTTGTTCTGAAAAGCAAAAAGGACATCAAACTGAACCGAAGGCAGGAACTTCGGTACGGATTTTGGCCAGGCGTGAGCGATATGATTGCCCTCAATCGATCGATTGCTGATCTTCGTCATCCAGG CTGCCGGGATAAACTTTACCCACTCGATCTGCCGAGTGTAAGCGTCATCATTCCGGTGTACAAAGAGCGCTTGAGTACGCTACTCAGGACATTGCACAGTTTGTTCAATCGAACCCCGCCAGAGCTGCTGAAAGAGGTTATTTTGATCAACGATAACAGTTCAGAAAACCCGCCCTTCAAAACCTACGTCGATTTGCATTTCCCACCAACAAAAGTTAAACTGATCAACCTGCCGGAGAGAGTTGGATCCATCAAGGCCCGGATGAAGGGCGCCCAAGCTGCCACCGGAAGTGTTCTAGTTTTTGCTCAATCCCACATCGAGGTCAGTACCAACTGGCTGCCTCCCCTCATTG AACCCATTGTGGAGAACCACCGAACCTGTGTCGTTCCCCAGATCGATGCCATAGATGCGAAAACGTTTGAGAACTACGGCATGGGAACCGCCAAAAGGGGCATATTCGACTGGAATCTTTCCTTCAAGCGGGTACCCTTACGGGAGGAGGAAAAAGCAGACCCCATGGAACCGTATCCCAGTCCTGTGATGTCTGGGAAGGTGTTTGCAATCAGTGCCAAATACTTTTGGGAACTGGACGGACTCCCGGAAGGGCTAGAAATGAGTCGAGGCGAAGAGTACGATCTGAGTTTTAAAATATGGCTTTGTGGTGGACAACTCTTGGAGGCTCCTTGTTCGAGGGTAGCTCATGTGTTGAAAACCTATTATGAAGCAACTCCTTTGCATTTGAAGGAACGAAACTACAAACGTATTGCAGAAGTTTGGATGGACGAGTAcaaattgtttgtttatgacAGAAATCCAGTGTATCGAAGTCTTGACATCGGTGATATTAGCGCAGAGAAAACGAAAAGGGAAAATCTTAAATGCAAATCTTTTAAATGGTTCCTGAATAAAGTGGCGCCAgatattcaaaaacattacCCGATGATTGACCCGCCACCGTTCGCATCCGGGGTGATACAGAATGTGGCCTATCCGGAAGTATGTCTGGATACGCTGGACCGCAGACCGGGTCAGAGAATAGTGCTCAATCAGTGTTCCGAGAACAGAACTCATCCCATAAAAACGCAAAATTTTCGGCTCAGTTACTTTCGAGATATCCGGACGACGGCTTTCGATACCTGCCTAGATGGGTCGAACAATTCGGAGGTCCTTCTGTACAGATGCCACGAGGAACAGGGAAATCAGATGTGGCAGTATTCACTg GAAAGCAAAAACATATTCCTAGGCAAAATCGAACGAAATCAGTGCTTGGATATCGTTGACAGTAAGCCAGTAACGACATATTGTGACGATCAGAAGTCCACCCAAAAATGGATGTGGGGTTACGCCAACGTTCGAAGGTTAAACAAATGGCGTCACTATGGAGCTAAGTTAATTGAAGTATACTAA
- the LOC129747526 gene encoding mpv17-like protein 2: MSKLLRFAVLRVNGNSFNRTLSSKATPVQLDPPSTATKRIWQLLFGKYLLVTNTISSGLLMAVGDIAAQEIEQRRHGTEDQPYNWVRLGQMTLIGFAQGPMHHFLYKWMDRFLPKSDTRTVFKKIGIDQFVYSPIFIVSYLYSAGLLEGNSIQECTDELTDKFSTIYTADWMVWPPTQFINFYLISPKYRVLYINAITTLYNVFICYVKHNDDLRIAPTLGKKQ; this comes from the exons ATGAGCAAATTGTTGCGTTTTGCGGTACTTCGGGTCAACGGAAACAGCTTTAATCGGACGCTCAGTTCCAAGGCAACCCCGGTTCAGCTTGACCCGCCATCGACTGCGACGAAACGCATATGGCAGCTCCTGTTCGGAAAGTACCTTCTCGTGACCAATACCATCAGTTCGGGGCTGCTGATGGCGGTCGGTGATATTGCCGCTCAGGAAATCGAACAGCGGCGACACGGAACCGAGGACCAGCCGTATAACTGGGTGCGATTAG GTCAAATGACGCTGATTGGATTCGCGCAGGGTCCCATGCATCACTTCCTCTACAAATGGATGGATCGATTCCTGCCAAAGTCCGACACCCGAAcagtattcaaaaaaattggcatCGACCAGTTTGTGTATTCGCCTATTTTCATTGTCAGCTATCTGTACAGTGCCGGCCTTCTTGAAGGAAACAGCATACAGGAATGCACCGACGAGCTGACGGATAAATTCAGCACCATCTACACCGCCGACTGGATGGTGTGGCCACCGACGCAGTTTATCAACTTCTATCTCATTAGTCCCAAGTATCGAGTATTGTACATTAACGCCATCACGACGCTCTACAACGTGTTCATCTGTTATGTCAAGCACAATGACGATCTGCGGATAGCACCAACTTTGGGAAAGAAACAGTAG